One genomic segment of Brevibacillus laterosporus LMG 15441 includes these proteins:
- a CDS encoding non-ribosomal peptide synthetase, translating into MFDKQNVEDIYFLSPMQAGMLFHSLKDTEQHTYFEQLDFPIKGELSVELVEQAANHLISRYSILRTAFLYKNVSKPLQVVLKQRPIKVDYRDIRHLNEQQQHTYLTDLKNADKAKGFSLSGDPLTRYTVVQRGDESWNLIWSYHHILMDGWCFGIVMDDFFRLYEIARTNKQLPMDRVVPYSRYIKWLEQQDQEEALDYWKACLQNYDQQTTLPSPYPNGVKIESGYRQEELFFKFDEAATSELSKLAKKYQVTINHLFQAVWGILLQRYNNNDDVVFGAVVNGRPSEIEGIDKIVGVCINTIPVRVNGGSGITFEQLVQEIKKQALSSEKYAYVSLADIQAASDGGQQEMFDNIIVFQNYPLKSELGHYGSGRDLGFTLGKLEAFEQTNYGINVIVVPGKQLTLTFNYNANKYTNEFIHRIGRHLQVIIQQITHDPEIAAQKINIVTEDDVNTLAKCNDTTADYPLDKTIHQLFEEQAARTPDQVAVVHDGESITYAELNRRANQLAHRLRDRGIQPSEIIGILAERSIPMVIGLLAILKAGGAYLPIDPEYPAERITYMLRDSGARLLLTDKKSEVDQFFSGEVLQLSEIPDSKNRNNQNPERINTSQDILYAIYTSGTTGKPKCTLVKHRNLVNLISFEYASTSLTFDRVMQFTTISFDVCAQEIFSTLLRGGELHIIASDEKRDVLRLLQFVEKHQIETAFLPTALVKFIIAEPLYVEKLPVNLKHIVTAGEQLVIPASFIDYLQKHELQLYNHYGPSETHVVTTLTMKAGDSLLELVPIGRPIANTQIYILNRFNQLQPVGISGEIYIAGENVGAGYLNQPELTTEKFVDDPFRPGYKMYRTGDVGRYLADGMIEFQGRIDHQVKIRGYRIELGEIEAQLLNHRAVQKGFVTVYEQGGTPGLCAYYVPAEPITQEELRSDLGVILPDYMIPSAFIELEDMPLTPNNKIDRRALPKPDMQSGRIYVAPSNPTEETLTVIWSEILGVLRLGVTDNFFDLGGHSLKATMLVSRIYKQFNVDVPLKVIFQRPTVRELAAYVTQKEMGNYVSIQLAAPTEDNEYTATPAQKRIFVISQFEGVETSYNMPMMIDIEGEIDLNRLRDALNEMTRRHEALRTSFAMKKDHLVQRIQPNAEIPLIVKEAMEENVDDVITSLIQPFDLGLAPLARAALVRLNARSSVLLIDLHHIIADGVSIHLFFQELGKLYSGQDLPMPYLQYKDYAVWQQERLNDREADEQASFWQEQCKGELPVLQMPTDYPRPAMQSFEGDRIGFEIDTDLTNKLKELSAQNGSTLFMTLLAAYNVLLAKYTGQQDMIVGSAIAGRQHADLESIIGMFVNTIPLRNKPNADKTFRMFLHEVKENLLKAYEHQDYPLELLLEQLGLRRDLSRNPLFDTMFTLQNIELGFDGFTGLQTKPYTYNYQVAKFDLTLQGREMNDKLVFDWEYATKLFTRETLQRMAKHYVHILAQVVEKIDLSIEQIELVTDAEKEQLLDGFNRTSRDHELNQTIHALIEAQVHKHPEQTAVVYQDQRLSYSELNRRANNLAAFLQKKGVGAESIVAIMADPSLEMIVGVLAILKAGGAFLPIDPTYPSDRVQYMLSDSGTKWMLTNCGTNLEALDFAGEIHDLTDVELYQERQALQPTETNENHLAYVIYTSGSTGQPKGVMVEHRSLVNLTLWHQCEYQLLANDITTKYAGLGFDASVWEIFPTLVAGASLHVISPDIRLSIDQLNEYFEKNCITVSFLPTQICEAFMNLPESNQSLRLLLTGGDKLKSYTPQRYQLVNNYGPTENTVVTTRYRIESEMPHIPIGQPIHNVRVYVLNQASQLQPIGVPGELCVAGDSLARGYLNRPDLTAEKFVDDPFVPGGRMYRTGDLVSWSQDGNLIYLGRIDQQVKVRGYRVELGEIEAQLLTYPEIIASAVIIHNDMICAYYCASKSIGTDELRQHLARILPDYMIPSHFAAMEKFPLTANGKVDYNALPKPDATMLAQTEYIAATTSIEETLANIWADVLSVERVGVKDNFFDLGGDSIKAIQIAARLNSQNLKLTIRDLFQNPTIEQVTPYISATSIVIEQGAVEGEVRLTPIQRWFFTQDLTDAHHWNQAMMLTHPAGIDEAALRQALQKLVEHHDALRMVYITKEDAIAEVCQINRSNTGELFTLEVLDLCDESDVRVRLEREGTRIQSGINLQEGPLVQAGLFRTKQVDYLLIAIHHLVVDGVSWRIILEDLENAYQQALSKQPINLPQKTHSYQHWANELADYASGKTVHRELDYWVQLEKSKVASIPADYLAGGNTWGDMQVITSALSKDATKNLLTSVHHAYQTEMNDLLLTALGLSLHEWTGENCFAVELEGHGREDIIHTVDISRTVGWFTSMYPFVLDMSYISDLSYQIKMIKESIRQIPNKGIGYGILRYMNNSLEKEDLPMIKPEISFNYLGQFGHGKSSTGFQRAEMPTGSLFSPSSNRSNLIDITGSVADDQLTLHWMYSSQQYNSATIERLAEMYRSQLIRCIDHCLTKEGTDLTPSDVGYNKLSIDKLTKISGKLKSIKI; encoded by the coding sequence ATGTTTGACAAGCAAAATGTAGAAGATATTTACTTTTTATCTCCCATGCAAGCAGGGATGCTGTTTCATTCTTTAAAAGACACGGAGCAACATACATACTTTGAACAGCTCGATTTTCCCATAAAAGGCGAATTAAGTGTCGAACTTGTGGAACAGGCAGCCAATCACTTGATTAGTCGTTACAGCATTCTGCGCACTGCTTTTCTTTATAAAAATGTAAGCAAGCCATTACAAGTGGTACTCAAACAACGTCCGATCAAGGTGGATTATCGCGATATACGCCATCTAAATGAACAGCAGCAGCATACCTACCTGACTGATCTGAAAAATGCGGATAAAGCGAAGGGTTTTTCCCTGTCAGGCGATCCATTGACTCGATACACCGTCGTACAGAGAGGGGACGAAAGCTGGAATCTGATCTGGAGCTACCATCATATTTTAATGGATGGTTGGTGTTTCGGGATTGTGATGGATGATTTTTTCAGATTGTATGAAATTGCTCGCACGAATAAGCAGCTTCCAATGGATAGAGTCGTACCCTACAGCCGCTACATCAAATGGTTGGAGCAACAGGATCAAGAAGAGGCGCTTGATTATTGGAAAGCTTGCTTGCAAAACTACGACCAGCAGACCACTTTACCATCACCTTATCCGAATGGTGTCAAAATCGAATCGGGTTACCGTCAAGAGGAACTTTTCTTCAAGTTTGATGAAGCAGCTACTTCAGAGCTTTCCAAACTAGCGAAGAAATATCAGGTGACAATCAACCATCTGTTTCAAGCAGTCTGGGGCATTTTGTTGCAACGCTACAATAACAATGACGACGTAGTATTCGGTGCGGTAGTAAACGGTCGTCCTTCAGAGATTGAGGGCATTGATAAAATTGTAGGAGTCTGCATCAATACGATCCCAGTCCGTGTCAATGGTGGGAGTGGGATTACATTTGAACAACTCGTGCAGGAGATTAAAAAGCAAGCTCTCTCCTCAGAAAAGTACGCCTATGTGTCTCTCGCTGATATCCAAGCGGCCTCTGACGGTGGGCAGCAAGAAATGTTTGACAATATCATTGTTTTTCAGAATTACCCGCTTAAATCAGAATTAGGACACTACGGCAGTGGTCGCGACTTAGGCTTTACACTTGGAAAGCTAGAGGCGTTTGAACAAACCAACTACGGGATCAACGTAATTGTCGTTCCTGGTAAACAATTGACACTTACATTCAATTACAACGCCAATAAATATACGAACGAATTTATCCACCGGATCGGACGGCATCTTCAAGTGATTATTCAACAGATCACACACGACCCAGAGATTGCTGCTCAAAAGATCAATATCGTTACAGAAGACGATGTAAACACGCTGGCAAAATGTAACGATACTACAGCCGATTATCCACTAGACAAAACGATTCATCAATTGTTCGAGGAACAGGCGGCTCGGACACCTGATCAAGTGGCTGTGGTTCATGACGGGGAGTCGATTACGTATGCGGAGCTGAACCGTAGAGCAAATCAACTGGCTCATCGCTTGCGTGATCGCGGGATACAACCATCCGAGATCATTGGAATTCTGGCGGAACGTTCGATTCCAATGGTGATTGGTTTGCTTGCTATTTTAAAAGCAGGGGGAGCCTATTTACCAATCGACCCTGAATATCCAGCGGAACGGATTACCTATATGTTGAGGGACAGTGGAGCGCGCCTACTGTTAACTGACAAAAAGTCAGAGGTTGATCAGTTCTTTAGCGGTGAGGTGCTACAGCTCTCCGAAATACCGGATTCAAAAAATCGTAATAACCAAAATCCGGAGCGAATCAATACCTCACAGGACATCTTGTATGCCATTTATACTTCAGGGACGACGGGAAAGCCAAAATGTACTCTGGTTAAGCATCGCAATCTTGTAAACCTGATCAGCTTTGAATACGCGAGCACCTCACTTACTTTCGATCGAGTGATGCAATTTACAACGATTAGTTTCGATGTTTGTGCGCAGGAGATTTTTTCAACCTTGCTCAGAGGTGGAGAGCTACACATCATCGCTAGTGATGAAAAACGAGATGTGCTTCGTCTGCTTCAGTTTGTGGAGAAACATCAGATTGAAACAGCTTTTTTACCGACTGCACTAGTTAAATTTATCATCGCAGAGCCGCTTTATGTGGAGAAATTGCCTGTGAATCTCAAGCATATCGTTACAGCAGGTGAACAATTAGTTATTCCAGCTTCGTTTATCGATTATCTTCAAAAGCATGAGCTTCAACTGTACAATCACTACGGTCCGTCTGAAACGCATGTCGTCACCACACTGACCATGAAAGCAGGAGACAGCCTTTTAGAGCTTGTACCAATTGGTCGTCCGATCGCAAATACCCAAATCTACATCTTGAATCGCTTCAATCAATTGCAACCAGTGGGGATTAGTGGAGAAATCTATATCGCTGGCGAGAATGTGGGAGCAGGATATCTAAACCAGCCAGAGCTAACGACAGAGAAGTTCGTCGATGACCCATTCCGTCCTGGTTATAAGATGTATCGCACTGGTGACGTGGGAAGATATCTAGCAGATGGCATGATTGAGTTTCAGGGACGGATTGACCATCAGGTAAAAATACGTGGCTACCGAATCGAACTAGGCGAGATTGAGGCGCAATTACTTAACCATCGTGCGGTACAAAAAGGATTCGTCACTGTTTACGAACAGGGGGGGACCCCAGGTTTGTGCGCCTACTATGTTCCAGCCGAGCCAATTACGCAGGAGGAGCTTCGCAGTGATTTGGGAGTAATCCTTCCAGATTATATGATTCCTTCGGCGTTTATTGAACTAGAAGATATGCCGCTTACACCCAACAATAAGATTGATCGTCGCGCTTTGCCTAAGCCAGACATGCAATCGGGGCGTATCTATGTAGCTCCTTCTAATCCTACAGAAGAGACTTTGACAGTGATTTGGTCGGAAATTCTGGGGGTATTGCGGCTAGGGGTGACCGATAATTTCTTTGACTTGGGCGGTCATTCGCTTAAGGCGACCATGCTGGTATCACGTATTTATAAGCAGTTCAATGTCGATGTGCCGCTCAAGGTAATTTTCCAGCGTCCTACCGTACGTGAACTGGCTGCTTATGTTACCCAAAAGGAGATGGGGAATTACGTATCGATTCAGCTAGCAGCGCCGACTGAGGATAATGAGTATACAGCCACACCTGCCCAAAAACGGATATTTGTCATCAGTCAGTTCGAGGGTGTAGAGACCAGCTATAACATGCCGATGATGATTGATATCGAGGGAGAGATAGACCTTAACCGTCTGCGTGATGCATTGAATGAGATGACTCGCCGACATGAAGCATTGCGTACCTCTTTTGCTATGAAAAAGGATCATCTGGTACAACGCATCCAGCCAAACGCAGAAATTCCGCTGATCGTGAAGGAAGCGATGGAAGAAAATGTGGATGATGTGATCACATCGTTGATCCAGCCGTTTGATCTAGGACTTGCACCATTGGCACGGGCTGCACTCGTACGATTGAATGCGAGAAGCTCAGTTCTCCTGATCGACCTGCATCACATAATTGCAGATGGTGTTTCTATTCATTTATTTTTCCAAGAATTAGGGAAGCTGTATAGTGGTCAAGACCTGCCAATGCCCTACCTTCAATATAAGGATTATGCTGTTTGGCAACAAGAACGGCTGAACGATCGTGAAGCCGATGAGCAGGCATCTTTCTGGCAAGAACAATGTAAAGGTGAATTACCAGTGCTCCAAATGCCGACTGACTACCCGCGACCGGCTATGCAAAGCTTTGAAGGTGACCGAATTGGTTTTGAAATAGATACCGATTTGACAAACAAACTTAAAGAGCTGTCGGCACAAAATGGTTCTACGCTGTTCATGACCCTTTTGGCTGCCTACAACGTATTACTTGCCAAATATACGGGTCAGCAGGATATGATCGTCGGTTCAGCCATCGCCGGTCGACAACATGCCGATCTGGAGTCGATTATCGGGATGTTTGTCAATACGATCCCACTTCGGAATAAGCCAAACGCAGATAAAACGTTTCGGATGTTTCTACATGAGGTCAAGGAGAATCTGCTGAAAGCCTACGAGCATCAGGATTATCCGCTCGAATTATTGCTAGAACAACTTGGATTACGCCGTGACCTAAGTCGCAATCCGTTGTTTGACACCATGTTTACCTTGCAAAATATCGAGCTGGGATTTGATGGGTTCACGGGATTACAAACCAAACCGTATACATATAACTATCAAGTCGCCAAGTTCGATCTTACTCTGCAAGGGCGAGAGATGAACGATAAGCTGGTATTTGATTGGGAATATGCCACTAAGCTTTTCACGCGTGAGACCCTACAGAGGATGGCAAAGCATTATGTCCATATCCTCGCCCAAGTGGTAGAAAAGATTGATCTATCAATTGAACAGATTGAGTTAGTGACAGATGCGGAAAAAGAGCAACTACTCGATGGATTTAATCGGACAAGTCGTGATCATGAGCTGAACCAAACAATCCATGCATTAATTGAAGCGCAAGTGCATAAACACCCAGAGCAAACTGCGGTGGTATATCAGGATCAACGCCTCAGCTACAGCGAATTGAATCGTCGAGCTAACAATCTAGCTGCTTTCCTTCAGAAAAAAGGAGTGGGGGCAGAAAGCATCGTAGCAATCATGGCTGATCCGTCTTTAGAAATGATCGTTGGTGTCCTCGCTATCCTTAAAGCGGGAGGAGCCTTCTTGCCTATTGACCCGACGTATCCGAGCGATCGTGTGCAGTATATGTTATCTGATAGTGGTACGAAATGGATGCTGACTAACTGTGGTACGAATCTGGAGGCCCTTGACTTTGCTGGAGAAATACATGACCTGACTGATGTAGAGCTATATCAAGAAAGGCAAGCATTGCAGCCTACAGAAACCAACGAAAATCATCTGGCCTATGTCATCTATACGTCTGGTTCTACGGGACAACCAAAAGGGGTTATGGTGGAGCATCGTTCCCTCGTTAATCTGACTTTATGGCACCAATGTGAATATCAGCTTTTAGCAAACGATATCACTACTAAATATGCAGGCTTGGGCTTTGATGCATCTGTGTGGGAAATTTTCCCTACTTTAGTTGCGGGAGCATCGTTGCACGTAATAAGCCCTGATATCCGTCTCAGTATTGATCAGCTGAACGAATATTTCGAAAAAAACTGCATAACAGTAAGCTTTTTGCCAACACAGATATGCGAAGCGTTCATGAATTTGCCTGAATCAAACCAATCACTTCGTCTGTTGCTGACTGGTGGTGACAAGCTCAAATCGTATACCCCTCAGCGTTATCAGTTGGTCAACAATTATGGCCCGACAGAAAATACAGTTGTTACAACTCGATATCGTATCGAGTCAGAGATGCCGCACATACCAATCGGTCAGCCGATTCACAATGTCCGAGTCTATGTACTAAACCAAGCATCACAGCTTCAGCCAATCGGTGTGCCAGGGGAGTTATGCGTGGCAGGTGACAGTTTGGCGCGTGGCTACTTGAACCGTCCCGACCTGACTGCTGAAAAATTCGTTGATGATCCGTTTGTGCCTGGCGGACGAATGTATCGCACCGGGGATTTGGTCTCATGGAGCCAAGACGGTAATCTGATCTATCTGGGCCGCATAGATCAACAGGTAAAAGTAAGAGGCTATCGCGTGGAATTGGGTGAGATTGAAGCCCAACTCTTAACCTATCCAGAAATTATTGCCTCAGCGGTTATTATACACAACGACATGATTTGTGCTTACTATTGCGCATCTAAATCGATTGGCACGGACGAACTACGCCAACATCTGGCTCGCATTTTGCCAGATTATATGATTCCCAGCCATTTTGCCGCCATGGAAAAATTCCCATTAACTGCTAATGGCAAGGTTGATTACAATGCTTTACCGAAGCCAGATGCTACAATGCTTGCTCAAACCGAATATATTGCGGCCACCACCAGCATCGAAGAAACACTGGCAAACATCTGGGCCGATGTACTAAGCGTTGAACGTGTCGGGGTGAAGGATAACTTCTTTGACCTTGGTGGTGACTCGATCAAGGCAATTCAGATTGCGGCTCGTCTGAACAGTCAAAACCTTAAACTGACAATCCGAGATTTGTTTCAAAATCCGACAATTGAGCAGGTGACACCCTATATCAGTGCTACCAGCATCGTAATTGAGCAAGGAGCAGTTGAGGGTGAAGTCAGATTGACGCCAATTCAAAGGTGGTTCTTTACTCAAGATCTCACTGATGCACATCATTGGAATCAGGCGATGATGTTAACTCATCCAGCGGGTATAGACGAAGCAGCTCTACGCCAAGCCCTGCAAAAACTGGTGGAACATCATGATGCATTGCGGATGGTGTATATAACCAAGGAAGATGCTATCGCTGAGGTTTGTCAGATAAATCGAAGCAACACAGGAGAGCTGTTTACTCTAGAAGTACTTGATTTGTGTGATGAATCGGACGTGAGGGTCCGCCTTGAGCGCGAGGGAACGCGTATTCAATCTGGCATTAATTTGCAGGAGGGGCCACTCGTCCAAGCAGGTCTTTTCCGTACGAAACAAGTTGACTATTTGTTGATCGCAATTCATCACCTTGTGGTTGATGGTGTATCCTGGCGCATTATCCTTGAGGATTTGGAAAATGCCTATCAACAAGCCCTTTCCAAGCAACCCATCAACCTACCGCAGAAGACGCATTCCTATCAGCACTGGGCAAATGAGTTGGCGGATTATGCTTCAGGAAAAACAGTGCATAGGGAACTAGATTATTGGGTTCAGCTAGAAAAGAGCAAGGTGGCAAGTATTCCGGCAGATTACTTAGCTGGTGGAAATACATGGGGCGACATGCAGGTGATCACATCAGCACTATCCAAAGATGCGACAAAGAACCTGCTCACGAGCGTTCATCATGCATATCAGACCGAAATGAATGATCTGCTCTTGACCGCATTGGGATTGTCCTTGCATGAGTGGACAGGTGAGAATTGCTTTGCCGTCGAGCTTGAAGGTCATGGTCGCGAGGATATCATCCATACTGTCGACATTAGCCGTACCGTCGGATGGTTTACTAGCATGTATCCGTTTGTGCTAGATATGTCCTATATTTCAGATCTATCCTATCAAATTAAGATGATCAAAGAATCCATTCGTCAAATTCCGAATAAGGGGATCGGCTACGGGATTTTACGGTACATGAACAATTCGCTGGAAAAAGAGGATCTACCTATGATCAAGCCTGAAATCAGCTTCAACTATCTGGGGCAATTCGGCCATGGAAAATCCTCAACTGGTTTCCAACGAGCTGAGATGCCGACGGGCTCCTTATTTAGCCCGTCAAGTAACCGTAGCAATTTGATCGACATTACGGGCAGTGTTGCAGACGACCAATTGACCCTGCACTGGATGTATAGCTCCCAGCAATACAATTCAGCAACGATTGAACGTCTTGCTGAGATGTACCGTTCCCAATTGATTCGCTGCATCGACCACTGTCTTACGAAAGAAGGTACCGATCTGACCCCAAGTGATGTAGGCTACAACAAGCTTTCTATCGACAAGCTTACTAAAATATCAGGGAAACTCAAATCTATCAAAATCTAA